In a genomic window of Amycolatopsis japonica:
- a CDS encoding NAD-dependent epimerase/dehydratase family protein produces the protein MADQRVLITGSAGIVGTLMRPRLRRSGRVLRLLDLAAQPEASGGEDVELITASVTDPEAMAKACAGVDAVIHLGGHSRESSWEATLDVNINGTHTVLEAARAAGVPRVILASSNHSVGFRRNDEAGADGLPADSTPRPDTYYGVSKAAIEALGSLYHSRFGMDVIVIRIGSCFESPLVLGPRGLTTWLSPDDGARLFEACLSYPSPGYRLIWGVSDNTRRIYSLAEAEELGYKSLDNAETYADQLADLPAPTGVAAEYVGGPFCTAPLGAHNPL, from the coding sequence ATGGCAGACCAGCGCGTCCTGATCACCGGCTCGGCGGGTATCGTCGGCACCCTGATGCGGCCGCGGCTGCGCCGTTCCGGACGGGTGCTGCGCCTGCTCGACCTGGCCGCGCAGCCCGAAGCTTCGGGCGGCGAGGACGTCGAGCTGATCACCGCTTCGGTGACCGACCCGGAAGCGATGGCGAAGGCCTGCGCCGGCGTCGACGCCGTGATCCACCTCGGCGGGCACAGCCGAGAGAGCTCGTGGGAAGCCACGCTCGACGTGAACATCAACGGCACCCACACCGTCCTCGAAGCCGCGCGTGCCGCCGGTGTGCCGCGCGTGATCTTGGCTTCCAGCAACCATTCCGTCGGTTTCCGCCGCAACGACGAGGCGGGCGCCGACGGCCTCCCCGCCGACTCGACGCCCCGCCCCGACACCTACTACGGCGTCAGCAAGGCGGCCATCGAAGCGCTCGGCAGCCTGTACCACTCGCGGTTCGGCATGGACGTGATCGTCATCCGGATCGGCTCCTGCTTCGAAAGCCCGCTCGTCCTCGGCCCGCGCGGACTCACGACGTGGCTCTCCCCCGACGACGGCGCCCGGCTGTTCGAGGCCTGCCTGAGCTACCCCTCCCCCGGCTACCGGCTGATCTGGGGCGTCTCCGACAACACGCGCCGGATCTACTCGCTCGCCGAAGCCGAGGAACTGGGCTACAAATCGCTCGACAACGCGGAGACCTACGCCGATCAGTTGGCGGACCTGCCCGCGCCGACCGGGGTGGCTGCGGAGTACGTCGGCGGGCCGTTCTGCACCGCGCCGCTGGGGGCGCACAACCCGCTCTGA
- a CDS encoding DUF6790 family protein, translating to MDNFSYLAQSAFPLVWMLVPAIGAFLRARHAPTTRERLEIWQRWWAIGALGFGSLWMTVAFLAFPEVMATAIGFERTPFLFEIAFANLGLAVMGFRAASASARERVTIGLGAGMFLWGALVGHVYQWFVNGVHSPGNTGGVLANDLLIPAVMIILAVWSRKLRPATVA from the coding sequence ATGGACAACTTCTCTTACCTCGCCCAATCCGCCTTCCCGCTGGTCTGGATGCTGGTGCCGGCCATCGGGGCCTTCCTGCGGGCTCGTCACGCCCCGACGACCCGGGAACGGCTGGAGATCTGGCAGCGCTGGTGGGCGATCGGCGCCTTGGGCTTCGGCAGCCTGTGGATGACGGTCGCGTTCCTCGCGTTCCCGGAGGTCATGGCCACCGCCATCGGCTTCGAGCGGACGCCCTTCCTGTTCGAGATCGCCTTCGCGAACCTCGGACTGGCCGTCATGGGATTCCGCGCCGCCTCGGCGTCCGCGCGCGAACGCGTCACCATCGGGCTCGGCGCCGGGATGTTCCTCTGGGGAGCCCTGGTCGGCCACGTCTACCAGTGGTTCGTCAACGGCGTCCACAGCCCCGGCAACACCGGTGGCGTCCTCGCCAACGACCTGCTCATCCCCGCCGTCATGATCATCCTGGCCGTGTGGTCCAGGAAGCTCCGCCCGGCGACCGTCGCCTGA
- a CDS encoding MarR family winged helix-turn-helix transcriptional regulator: MDDGLADLLHRVVMLLGENARRRTEDTDGLTYSQIRLLGTLEEIEPATQHRLAQALSVSDPAISRALRPLEADGLVQIAVDPEHARRRLVRLTEVGRKAFHAAGKPLYDEFRAGLIAAGFPYERYLEDTLRLAEILSPDQGTRR, encoded by the coding sequence GTGGATGACGGACTCGCAGACCTGTTGCACCGCGTGGTCATGCTGCTGGGCGAGAACGCCCGGCGGCGCACCGAAGACACCGACGGTTTGACCTACAGCCAGATACGGCTTTTGGGCACGCTCGAGGAGATCGAGCCGGCGACGCAGCATCGGCTCGCGCAGGCGCTTTCGGTGTCCGACCCGGCGATCAGCCGGGCGCTACGACCACTCGAGGCGGACGGCCTGGTACAGATCGCCGTCGACCCCGAACACGCGCGCCGACGGCTCGTCCGCCTCACCGAGGTCGGCCGGAAAGCCTTCCACGCCGCCGGAAAACCGCTCTACGACGAGTTCCGCGCCGGGCTCATCGCGGCGGGCTTCCCGTACGAGCGCTACCTCGAAGACACCCTTCGGCTTGCCGAGATCCTCTCCCCCGATCAGGGAACGCGGCGGTGA
- a CDS encoding glycosyl hydrolase family 95 catalytic domain-containing protein, producing MAELSRRSMLRVAAGAAALGGLWAQGAPPALAGQDVHRRIVDDARMVWKRMPTGWQEGPFLANGFLGVQFYAGAQPNVLKVMLSHSRVQDQRGQWEAGIGYSRLPIGYLTLTFEGAITAVDWHLDLYNAELGGTITTTRGSVRFSALVHNDQDLLLVSLTGEAAADWGFTPLTSATTRTIRKPPEYTANPDPKLGSAGAVRYCEQPLHAGGGYTTAWRERTIGTRRLLAATVAYGFPEPTHTAEAITRVDRASAANPDRLVAGHRRWWNAFYRRSFVSIPDKRIQRFYWIQLYKTACATRADGPVVAEWGPWFPEVGNSWTAVWWNLNVQVTYPIVNSSNHPELDAVTATFRRDHANLELSVPPAYRDGETYALSHPGDWRLRPGGTRAVGIPGPATKNDQTGNLIWGLHNVWLAYRHSMDHRVLRDVLYPTLAKALNYYRHFLATGPDGALHLPMTRSPEYADAADCTYDLSLIRWAARTLVESAAKLRIDDPRVPAWREIGEKLVPYHQDPAQGVLIGDGVPLAESHRHFSHLLWLYPLREKLWDRPGDRDIMRRTFAHWSSAQEKWHGYSFAAASSMSSVMDEPEEALRYLKIFLDGTVVANTQLTPNTMYREGANLAIESPITAAQSVVDMLLQGDHGVLKVFPSVSSTWPDASFESLRAEGAFLVDASRRNGVTEWIRVHSEAGEPLVLRHGIPGDIEVRDARGRRLPWRQTDPGTISIPLRRGGTAVVSRRGTRPEPEPRDVPGDRGTPAWGI from the coding sequence ATGGCCGAGCTGTCCAGGCGATCGATGTTGAGGGTCGCGGCCGGGGCGGCGGCGCTCGGTGGCCTCTGGGCTCAGGGGGCGCCACCGGCGCTCGCCGGACAAGACGTCCACCGCCGGATCGTCGACGACGCGCGCATGGTCTGGAAGCGGATGCCGACGGGCTGGCAGGAGGGCCCGTTCCTCGCCAACGGCTTCCTCGGCGTCCAGTTCTACGCGGGGGCGCAGCCGAACGTCCTCAAGGTGATGCTCAGCCATTCGCGCGTCCAGGACCAGCGCGGGCAGTGGGAAGCGGGTATCGGGTACTCGCGGCTCCCGATCGGCTACCTCACCCTCACCTTCGAGGGCGCGATCACGGCGGTCGACTGGCATCTCGACCTGTACAACGCCGAACTCGGCGGCACGATCACCACCACTCGCGGCTCGGTGCGCTTCTCCGCGCTGGTCCACAACGACCAGGACCTCCTCCTCGTCTCGCTCACCGGGGAGGCGGCGGCGGACTGGGGGTTCACGCCGCTCACGTCGGCGACCACGCGGACGATCCGCAAACCGCCCGAGTACACGGCCAATCCCGATCCGAAGCTCGGCAGCGCGGGCGCCGTCCGGTACTGCGAGCAGCCGCTGCACGCGGGTGGCGGGTACACGACGGCGTGGCGTGAGCGGACCATCGGCACGCGACGGCTCCTGGCGGCGACGGTCGCGTACGGGTTCCCCGAGCCGACGCACACCGCCGAAGCGATCACGAGGGTCGATCGGGCGTCGGCGGCGAACCCGGATCGGCTCGTCGCCGGGCACCGGCGCTGGTGGAACGCCTTCTACCGGCGCAGTTTCGTGTCCATTCCGGACAAACGGATCCAGCGGTTCTACTGGATCCAGCTGTACAAGACCGCGTGCGCCACCCGCGCGGACGGCCCGGTGGTCGCCGAATGGGGGCCGTGGTTCCCGGAGGTCGGCAACAGCTGGACGGCGGTGTGGTGGAACCTGAACGTCCAGGTCACCTATCCGATCGTCAACAGCAGCAACCATCCCGAACTCGACGCCGTCACCGCGACCTTCCGCCGCGACCACGCCAACCTCGAACTCTCGGTACCTCCCGCCTACCGGGACGGCGAAACGTACGCGCTTTCGCATCCGGGCGACTGGCGGCTGCGGCCCGGCGGCACCCGTGCGGTCGGGATCCCCGGGCCCGCCACCAAGAACGACCAGACCGGGAACCTGATCTGGGGCCTGCACAACGTCTGGCTCGCGTACCGGCACAGCATGGACCACCGGGTGCTGCGCGACGTCCTGTATCCGACGCTCGCCAAGGCGCTCAACTACTACCGGCATTTCCTCGCGACGGGCCCGGACGGCGCCTTGCATCTGCCGATGACGAGGTCGCCCGAGTACGCCGACGCGGCCGACTGCACCTACGACCTGTCGTTGATCCGCTGGGCCGCGCGCACTCTTGTCGAATCGGCGGCCAAGCTGCGGATCGACGATCCGCGGGTGCCGGCGTGGCGGGAGATCGGCGAGAAACTGGTGCCGTACCACCAGGATCCCGCTCAAGGCGTGCTGATCGGCGACGGCGTCCCGCTGGCCGAATCGCATCGGCACTTCTCGCATCTGCTCTGGCTCTACCCGCTGCGCGAGAAACTCTGGGACCGTCCCGGCGACCGGGACATCATGCGCCGGACCTTCGCGCATTGGTCGAGCGCGCAGGAGAAATGGCACGGCTACAGCTTCGCGGCGGCGTCGTCGATGAGTTCCGTGATGGACGAGCCCGAGGAGGCCTTGCGCTATCTGAAGATCTTCCTCGACGGAACCGTCGTCGCGAACACCCAGCTGACGCCGAACACGATGTACCGCGAGGGGGCGAACCTCGCGATCGAGAGTCCCATCACCGCCGCGCAGTCCGTTGTGGACATGCTCTTGCAGGGTGATCACGGCGTGCTCAAGGTCTTCCCATCGGTCTCGTCGACGTGGCCGGACGCGTCCTTCGAAAGCCTGCGCGCGGAGGGGGCGTTCCTCGTGGACGCGTCCCGGCGGAACGGCGTGACCGAATGGATCCGTGTCCACAGCGAGGCGGGGGAGCCGCTCGTCCTGCGGCACGGGATCCCCGGGGACATCGAGGTCCGCGACGCGCGCGGACGACGGCTTCCTTGGCGTCAAACGGATCCCGGCACGATCTCGATTCCGCTCCGCCGTGGCGGGACGGCCGTCGTCTCGCGGCGCGGCACGCGTCCGGAACCGGAGCCGCGGGACGTGCCCGGTGACCGTGGAACTCCGGCTTGGGGGATCTGA
- a CDS encoding TMEM175 family protein, with translation MATQAPPERLTMFIDAVIAIALTLLALELPVPTGDTTEAMLSSVADHGKEYLACGVSFVVIAAHWRAHHEIFGHVRSLNSRLISLTLAWLFMQVLTPFATRVITADGAFPPRFSLYAIVQVLASASFALIIREIRREHLYRPDTPPWAFSQNLVRSVCLAAVFGVSIPVSFVTSGTWAYLCWVAAPLVLAVAGRVQGRAR, from the coding sequence ATGGCGACTCAGGCCCCTCCCGAGCGGCTCACCATGTTCATCGACGCGGTGATCGCGATCGCGCTCACCTTGCTGGCGCTGGAACTTCCCGTCCCCACCGGCGACACCACCGAGGCGATGCTGAGTTCGGTCGCGGACCACGGCAAGGAGTATCTGGCGTGCGGCGTCAGCTTCGTGGTGATCGCCGCCCATTGGCGGGCCCACCACGAGATCTTCGGCCATGTCCGCTCGCTGAACAGCCGTCTGATCAGCCTCACCCTGGCCTGGCTGTTCATGCAGGTGCTGACGCCGTTCGCGACGCGGGTGATCACCGCGGACGGTGCCTTCCCACCCCGGTTCAGCCTGTACGCGATCGTGCAGGTGCTGGCGTCCGCGTCGTTCGCGCTGATCATCCGGGAGATCCGGCGCGAACACCTTTACCGCCCGGACACGCCGCCGTGGGCGTTCAGCCAGAACCTGGTGCGCAGTGTGTGCCTGGCGGCGGTGTTCGGGGTTTCGATTCCTGTTTCGTTTGTTACTTCGGGTACTTGGGCTTACTTGTGCTGGGTGGCGGCGCCGCTTGTGCTGGCGGTGGCCGGGCGGGTTCAGGGGCGAGCGCGGTGA
- a CDS encoding DUF3159 domain-containing protein → MSLNMLTQKSLSLFSAVGGWRTVAEGVASRVVFLVAYLVTGQVLTSALITVGGVVVLAVVRLFTDRKVWQPAIGVIVVGVSALLAGNSGHAADFYLSTILWQAGGGVLFGLSILVRRPVIGLVLGRLRGERQTWRRDRRQRRRYYLCTAVFLAKFAIATAALVPLYLAGTVIPLGIAATLLGGAPAAGVCLYLCWRILREEPRTAG, encoded by the coding sequence ATGAGCCTGAACATGCTGACCCAGAAGTCGCTCTCGTTGTTCAGCGCGGTGGGCGGCTGGCGCACGGTCGCCGAAGGTGTCGCGTCACGGGTGGTGTTCCTCGTCGCGTACCTGGTGACCGGGCAGGTGCTGACGTCGGCACTGATCACGGTCGGCGGCGTGGTCGTACTGGCCGTCGTGCGGTTGTTCACCGACCGTAAGGTCTGGCAGCCGGCGATCGGGGTGATCGTGGTCGGGGTGTCCGCACTGCTGGCCGGGAATTCCGGCCACGCGGCCGACTTCTACCTGAGCACGATCCTCTGGCAGGCGGGAGGCGGGGTGCTGTTCGGACTGTCCATCCTGGTGCGACGGCCGGTCATCGGGCTGGTGCTGGGCAGGCTACGCGGCGAACGTCAGACCTGGCGGCGTGATCGACGGCAGCGTCGGCGGTACTACCTGTGCACGGCGGTGTTCCTCGCGAAGTTCGCGATCGCCACGGCCGCGCTGGTGCCGCTGTACCTGGCGGGGACGGTGATCCCGCTCGGCATCGCCGCCACCCTGCTGGGTGGTGCGCCCGCGGCGGGCGTTTGCCTCTATCTGTGCTGGCGGATCCTGCGCGAAGAACCGCGAACCGCCGGGTGA
- a CDS encoding MerR family transcriptional regulator — MDDPRYSIGELSRRTGLTVKTIRFYSDRGILAPSGRTASGHRRYGVDALARLELVRTLRELGLDLATIRKVVESEATLPDVAEAHLRALEAQIHVLRLRHAVLKAVTRRGTTPEEITLMHDLAKLTEEERRRLIDDFLDAVFGGLEHPGFAGIARSMTPELPESPAVEQVDAWVELAGLARDPDFRALMRRLAEGYDAAPRRDLPWLDIADDPRRERYLELLAVINGWAAPDHRRVP; from the coding sequence ATGGACGACCCCCGGTACTCGATCGGCGAGCTGTCCCGGCGGACCGGGCTGACCGTCAAGACCATCCGCTTCTACTCCGACCGAGGCATCTTGGCCCCGTCGGGCCGCACCGCGTCCGGGCACCGCCGCTACGGCGTCGACGCACTCGCGCGCCTGGAGCTCGTGCGCACGTTGCGTGAGCTGGGACTCGACCTGGCCACGATCCGGAAGGTCGTCGAAAGCGAAGCCACCCTTCCCGATGTCGCCGAGGCGCACTTGCGGGCGCTGGAAGCGCAGATCCACGTGCTGCGTCTCCGTCATGCGGTGCTGAAAGCCGTGACCCGGCGCGGAACCACTCCCGAGGAGATCACTCTCATGCACGATCTTGCCAAGCTGACCGAGGAAGAGCGCCGCCGTCTGATCGACGACTTCCTCGACGCCGTCTTCGGCGGTCTCGAGCATCCCGGGTTCGCCGGGATCGCCCGCTCGATGACGCCCGAACTACCCGAAAGTCCCGCGGTCGAACAGGTCGACGCCTGGGTGGAACTCGCCGGGCTGGCCAGGGATCCGGATTTCCGGGCCCTCATGCGACGCCTCGCCGAAGGGTACGACGCGGCCCCGCGGCGAGATCTGCCCTGGCTGGACATCGCCGACGATCCCCGGCGGGAGCGGTATCTCGAGCTGCTCGCCGTGATCAACGGGTGGGCGGCTCCGGATCACCGCCGCGTTCCCTGA
- a CDS encoding glycosyl hydrolase family 95 catalytic domain-containing protein — protein sequence MDITRRTVLGGALAGVATAGLTPSASAVENDFALGGLDWPGFLGTADLIWRRMPKTWYEGPFLGNGFLGSGIYAEPGRNAVRFNVQHSEVQDHRPEFGSLFGLARLPIGYFTLEPVGAITGIDWRMDLWNAELRGTITTAAGSLSLRAIVHTGQSLLAVEVEPTEGERGFAWVFHPAEAVSPRTDPKFGKPPPAGYVANPPARLESSGDSRLSVQSLLAGGEHVTAWREVAQGSKRTLYTSVAWSFPKRTAAREALKTVRRAEPFSALTAGHRRWWHDYYRHGFLSIPDTRLQSFYWIQLYKIASAARREAPVMATCGPWLEPTPWPATWWNLNVQLEYWLIHGSNHLELDAVGHALGKYRANLTSQVAEPYQHDSAGIPRTTDMNLLNGAVGTNAGFPVGIPGKETPTPEVGNLTWALHNVWLSYRHTMDRRLLRETLFPLLRKAINYYLHFLAPGRDGKLHLPATFSPEYGVNAPDCNYDLALIRWGCKTLLEAAAELRVDDPLARRWREVLATLVPYPADANGYMIGAGVPFAKSHRHYSHLLQIYPLYEITWERPEHRRIIETSLDHWVGFEGALQGYTFTGAASMSAQMLRGEKAEFYLGELQRRYIQPNTMYKESGPVIETPLSAAQSLHDMLVQSWGGVIRLFPAVPAKWADAALRDFRTEGAFLVSASRQGGKTRWVKITSEAGAPCVLRTDLDGELTVRDRWGRPKRWRRLPNGDVRIDLRRGEEAVVHRAGDQPDFELRPVPANGDGAPWGMP from the coding sequence ATGGACATCACTCGCAGGACGGTGCTCGGCGGGGCGTTGGCAGGTGTGGCCACCGCCGGCCTCACGCCGTCCGCGTCGGCGGTGGAGAACGACTTCGCGCTCGGCGGCCTCGACTGGCCCGGTTTCCTCGGCACGGCCGACCTGATCTGGCGCCGGATGCCGAAGACCTGGTACGAAGGCCCCTTTCTGGGCAACGGTTTCCTCGGCTCGGGCATCTACGCCGAACCCGGCCGGAACGCCGTCCGGTTCAACGTCCAGCACAGCGAGGTACAGGACCACCGGCCGGAGTTCGGCTCCCTGTTCGGGCTCGCGCGGCTGCCGATCGGGTATTTCACCCTCGAACCGGTCGGCGCCATCACCGGGATCGACTGGCGGATGGACCTCTGGAACGCCGAACTCAGGGGCACGATCACCACGGCCGCGGGCAGCCTGTCGCTGCGGGCGATCGTCCACACCGGACAGTCGTTGCTGGCCGTCGAGGTCGAGCCGACCGAGGGGGAGCGCGGTTTCGCGTGGGTCTTCCATCCGGCCGAGGCGGTGAGCCCGAGAACGGATCCGAAGTTCGGGAAGCCGCCGCCCGCCGGGTACGTCGCCAACCCGCCCGCGAGGCTGGAAAGCAGTGGTGACAGCAGGCTTTCCGTCCAGAGCCTGCTGGCGGGCGGCGAGCATGTCACGGCGTGGCGCGAGGTCGCCCAGGGCTCGAAACGGACGCTGTACACGTCCGTGGCCTGGTCGTTTCCGAAGCGGACCGCCGCGCGAGAGGCGTTGAAGACGGTCCGCCGGGCCGAGCCGTTCTCGGCGTTGACGGCGGGACATCGCCGCTGGTGGCATGACTACTATCGGCACGGCTTCCTGTCCATTCCGGACACCCGGCTCCAAAGCTTCTACTGGATCCAGCTGTACAAGATCGCCTCCGCCGCGCGCCGGGAAGCTCCGGTGATGGCGACCTGCGGGCCGTGGCTGGAGCCGACCCCGTGGCCCGCGACGTGGTGGAACCTCAACGTCCAGCTCGAATACTGGCTCATCCACGGCTCCAACCATCTCGAACTGGACGCCGTCGGCCACGCGCTCGGCAAGTACCGGGCCAACCTGACGAGCCAGGTCGCCGAGCCGTACCAGCACGATTCGGCGGGCATCCCACGTACGACGGACATGAACCTGCTCAACGGCGCGGTCGGGACGAACGCGGGGTTCCCGGTCGGCATCCCCGGCAAGGAGACGCCGACGCCGGAGGTCGGGAACCTCACCTGGGCGCTGCACAACGTCTGGCTGTCCTATCGGCACACGATGGACCGGCGGCTCCTACGGGAGACCTTGTTCCCCTTGCTGCGCAAGGCGATCAACTACTACCTCCATTTCCTGGCGCCCGGCAGGGACGGGAAGCTGCACCTTCCGGCGACGTTCTCCCCGGAGTACGGCGTCAACGCGCCCGACTGCAACTACGACCTCGCGCTGATCCGCTGGGGTTGCAAGACCCTGCTGGAGGCGGCGGCGGAACTGCGCGTCGACGATCCGCTCGCGCGGCGGTGGCGGGAGGTCCTGGCCACGCTCGTCCCGTATCCGGCCGATGCCAACGGCTACATGATCGGAGCGGGTGTGCCGTTCGCGAAGTCGCATCGGCACTACTCGCATCTGCTGCAGATCTACCCGCTGTACGAGATCACCTGGGAGCGGCCGGAGCACCGGCGGATCATCGAGACCTCGCTCGATCACTGGGTGGGCTTCGAGGGGGCGCTGCAGGGCTACACGTTCACCGGCGCCGCGTCGATGTCGGCGCAGATGCTGCGCGGTGAGAAGGCGGAGTTCTACCTCGGCGAACTGCAACGGCGCTACATCCAGCCGAACACGATGTACAAGGAATCCGGTCCCGTGATCGAGACGCCGCTTTCGGCCGCGCAGTCGCTGCACGACATGCTCGTGCAGAGCTGGGGCGGCGTGATCCGGCTCTTCCCGGCGGTGCCCGCGAAATGGGCGGACGCCGCGCTGCGCGACTTCCGCACGGAGGGAGCGTTCCTGGTCAGCGCCTCTCGGCAGGGCGGGAAGACCCGATGGGTCAAGATCACCAGCGAGGCTGGGGCGCCCTGCGTGCTGCGGACGGATCTCGACGGCGAGCTGACCGTCCGTGACCGGTGGGGAAGGCCGAAACGCTGGCGGCGGCTGCCGAACGGGGACGTCCGGATCGACCTGCGGCGCGGTGAAGAGGCCGTCGTGCACCGTGCGGGCGACCAGCCGGATTTCGAGCTCCGGCCCGTCCCGGCGAACGGGGACGGCGCACCGTGGGGGATGCCGTGA
- a CDS encoding TetR/AcrR family transcriptional regulator, translating to MTEHENNRRSGRWRSGAESKQRILRVARELFHEHGYGGTTVRMIAAAAEVDPAMVFYFFDTKQGLFSAAIEISGDVPPAVEALFDGGLDTIGERLVRTLVENLDKSDRTPLMMLTRSAPTDSRSEALLREFIDREITGRLAALLDTPDAALRAGMVNVQILGLAVARYIMRIEPIASSSVDELVATFGPLVQHCLTGPATRA from the coding sequence ATGACGGAACACGAGAACAACCGCCGCTCCGGGCGCTGGCGGTCCGGCGCGGAGAGCAAGCAGCGGATCCTGCGCGTCGCTCGTGAGCTGTTCCACGAGCACGGCTACGGCGGCACGACCGTGCGCATGATCGCCGCCGCCGCCGAGGTCGACCCGGCGATGGTCTTTTACTTCTTCGACACCAAACAAGGCCTGTTCAGCGCCGCGATCGAGATCTCCGGCGATGTCCCGCCCGCCGTCGAGGCCCTTTTCGACGGCGGCCTCGACACCATCGGCGAGCGCCTCGTCCGGACGCTCGTGGAGAACCTCGACAAATCCGACCGCACGCCGCTGATGATGCTGACGCGGTCGGCTCCCACCGACTCCCGGTCCGAAGCGCTGCTGCGCGAGTTCATCGACCGGGAGATCACCGGCAGGCTCGCCGCGCTGCTCGACACGCCGGACGCCGCGCTGCGCGCGGGCATGGTCAACGTGCAGATCCTGGGGCTCGCGGTCGCCCGGTACATCATGCGCATCGAGCCGATCGCGTCGTCGTCCGTCGACGAGCTGGTCGCCACGTTCGGCCCGCTCGTGCAGCACTGCCTGACGGGGCCCGCGACACGCGCGTGA
- a CDS encoding HIT family protein, which translates to MTDRVPWQADAYLDLARRACFVCELLDGNPDYPHHIAYRDADAVVFASRFPSVLGHFLIAPIKHREHAIGDFTADEYLAIQRVVHLAGSALSGLLTVERLYVLSLGSQQANRHVHWHLAPLPPGVPYEQQQTAVFDPARGYLDVPDDELADLARRLGERMTD; encoded by the coding sequence ATGACCGACCGTGTTCCGTGGCAGGCCGACGCTTATCTCGATCTCGCCCGCCGAGCCTGTTTCGTCTGCGAACTTCTCGACGGCAACCCCGACTATCCGCATCACATCGCCTACCGCGATGCCGACGCGGTGGTCTTCGCCAGTCGTTTCCCGTCCGTGCTCGGGCACTTTCTGATCGCGCCGATCAAGCATCGAGAGCACGCCATCGGCGACTTCACCGCCGACGAGTACTTGGCCATCCAGCGTGTTGTGCACCTTGCGGGCAGCGCATTGAGCGGCTTGCTGACTGTCGAACGGCTCTACGTTTTGTCCTTGGGCAGCCAACAGGCCAACCGGCACGTCCACTGGCACCTCGCGCCCTTGCCGCCCGGCGTTCCGTACGAACAGCAGCAGACCGCGGTGTTCGATCCTGCGCGTGGCTACTTGGACGTCCCCGATGACGAACTGGCGGATCTTGCGCGCAGGCTCGGCGAACGCATGACCGACTGA
- a CDS encoding peptidylprolyl isomerase, with protein MSQPPQPGEPEGQAPDPGPQPGQPYPQQPYPQQPYQQQGWYGAPQQPPPSSNKTALWVGLGVLGLVVVVAVVAILGFVAPGFFLSDTKGENAVASSSSAPASSTQDTATQSPVDIPSARTELPKRTTPLADPTECAYPADTSKEAAKKVNPPTAGPTPASGTSAVTVKTTAGDIGLTLDRGLAPCTVANFLSLAQQGYYDGTSCHRLGVSGLQMLQCGDPEGTGMGGPGYTIPDEIFPQLKYGRGLIAMAKTQNPDSGGSQFFMVFGEAPLPPEYTVFGSISDEGLQTLDKVARGGVDAEKGTGDGTGPPRIEVKFQSIAVG; from the coding sequence ATGTCCCAGCCGCCGCAGCCGGGCGAGCCCGAAGGCCAGGCGCCCGACCCAGGCCCTCAGCCGGGGCAGCCGTACCCGCAGCAGCCTTATCCGCAGCAGCCCTACCAGCAGCAAGGCTGGTACGGCGCGCCGCAGCAGCCGCCGCCGTCTTCGAACAAGACGGCGCTGTGGGTCGGGCTCGGGGTGCTGGGACTCGTCGTGGTGGTCGCCGTCGTGGCGATCCTCGGGTTCGTGGCGCCAGGGTTCTTCCTGTCGGACACGAAGGGCGAGAACGCGGTCGCGTCGTCCTCGTCGGCTCCGGCGTCCAGCACTCAGGACACGGCGACGCAGAGCCCGGTGGACATCCCGTCCGCCCGCACCGAACTGCCGAAACGCACGACGCCGCTCGCGGATCCGACGGAGTGCGCCTACCCGGCGGACACCAGCAAGGAGGCGGCGAAGAAGGTGAACCCGCCGACGGCGGGACCGACTCCGGCTTCCGGCACGTCGGCGGTCACGGTCAAGACGACCGCGGGTGACATCGGACTGACCCTGGATCGCGGTCTCGCGCCGTGCACCGTGGCGAACTTCCTTTCGCTGGCGCAGCAGGGCTACTACGACGGCACCTCGTGCCACCGGCTCGGCGTTTCGGGGCTGCAGATGCTCCAGTGCGGCGACCCGGAGGGCACCGGAATGGGCGGGCCGGGTTACACGATCCCGGACGAGATCTTCCCCCAGCTCAAGTACGGCCGCGGGCTCATCGCGATGGCGAAGACACAGAACCCGGACTCGGGTGGCAGCCAGTTCTTCATGGTCTTCGGTGAAGCACCGCTGCCGCCGGAGTACACGGTGTTCGGGAGCATCTCCGACGAGGGCCTCCAGACACTCGACAAGGTCGCGCGCGGTGGCGTGGACGCCGAGAAGGGGACCGGAGACGGGACGGGTCCGCCCCGGATCGAGGTGAAGTTCCAGTCCATCGCGGTGGGCTGA